Part of the Salvelinus sp. IW2-2015 unplaced genomic scaffold, ASM291031v2 Un_scaffold649, whole genome shotgun sequence genome, gggtctAGCTTTTTTCACTATACTCGACGtcatcttcctgtccggttttgcaccCCTTGGGCTCGTGCGGTGGGGGAGATATTTTTGGGCAATACtccgccttgtctcagggtagtaagtcgGTGGTCTGTTTatatccctctggtggtgtgggggctttggcaaagtgggtggggttatatcctgccttgttggccctgtccgggggtatcgtaggacagggccacagtgtccccccatctcagtctccagtatctatgctgcaatagtctttgtgccggggggctagggtcagtctgtcctatctagtgtaattctcctgtcttatctggtgtcctgtgtgatcttaagtatgctcccttTAATTCTCCAATCTCTCTTTGCTTTCTCCCCtcccggagaacctgagccctaggaccatgcctcacaACTAACTGGCCTggcgactcctggctgtccccgtccccagtccacctggttgtgctgctgatccagtttctgctgttctgcctggaaccctgacctgtttagcGAACCTGCTCTTTCAACCCTCTCGACCTGTCTCGACCTGTGAATGCTCGagcatgaaaagccaactgacatttattcctgaggtgctgacctgttgcatcctctataaccactgtgattaataTTTAACCCTGCTGGTAATCTATGAACGTtttaacatcttgaagaacgatctggccttaacgGCCATGTATTCTTWtaatctccacccggtacagtcagaagagcactggccacccctcaaagcctggttcttctctatgtttcttcctaggttcatgCTTTTACATCAGCATTGCTTGcttttgggggtttaggctgggtttctgtatataCACMttttgacatctgctgatgttaaaagggctttataaatatatttgattgattgaagttACTTAGAGGTGATTTTGCAACAAATTCTGAACATAGTGAGCTTTCCCCTATCATTCCTTTTACTTTTTGGTTAGCAGTGGCTAAAGTTGATCAAGTTAGCAGTGGTTGAAATAAATCMGATGTCTCTCCTGGCCTATAAAGTACTTGCACGGTACTGTACGTGGAAAAATTGAGGCAGGTCCCAAAAAAAGTGAAGATATAATTTAAGTAGACCCAATAACATAAACCAATTGGAATTTGGATGTCGGTTGGATACAAATGTAAAGTATGCCATGCGCATGCTCATACTGTARACATCACTATTGTTACCTCTTTATAAGTCCTCATGCAGGTTGGCTAACATTGTAACAGTTGTCTATTCAGCAGGATAACAAGTATGCAAACACAATGTTAGTGTTTGTATTCTGAGATTGCTGAATTTGGTGCTCATATTCGGAAATAAAATTTGTGTTGGCCACACGATCAGGGATGCACATTATCTTAAACCAAAAGGTACACCTCTTGATCCCAGAGGTCAATGTCACACTGTAGCAAGTGTATATTCAACAGGTTATCATTATATTTGACTGTGTTATGCCTTGGGCTGCCCTTTCCAACTTCCAACTCATCTATCAACATACATAAACATTTTTCTCTCTGACAATGGACTATCAAACTGTATCTTCCTTCAAAATACATATAAGTACTTATGTAACCCACAGTGCATCAGTGATTTGGCATTTGACACTGATTTCAATTGAAGTTCTAGGAGCAACACTTTTCCAGTCAGCAGACTCTTTGGCATCCAGTTCAATAGATTATTTTCCATGGACATCAGACCTATGAGTAAGAAGAGGACAGTAGATTATTATGATATGgatcatactgtatgtgtacgCCATGAGTACGCCATGAGTACATTTCCAAGAAagaaatgccatttagcagacacttttatccaaagcataCATACATTGTTtatgggttaattgccttgctcaggagtagaacgacagatttttagcttggcagctcggggatttgTCCAGCAACCattcgttactggcccaacgctctaaccactaggcccactGTCCTGGTGTTCAAAgcacaatgctctaccaactaagctacaGAGGCCCACATTACCAATGTGCTATAGAGCTTGTTACTAAAAATCTTTCTTGTCCTTACACACTTCTTGTACTGCAGACCTGGGTAAAATATATAATGtcaaatattttcaaatacatgggAGTTTCATTTAATTTGGTTGAGTACAATGAAACCAACGCAACAGTAAAAGAAGTGCACCACGCAAACTAAATATTTCTGATTAACAGTATTCGACCTATGTATTTGACACAAGTCTGGTTTATTGGTTGTGCATTTTTCAGCTCTTGTTTTTGCTTGTTTaagttgacattttagtcattagcagacacttttatccagagcagcTTAGTTAGTGCAtttcttaaaggcccaatgcagctgttaATTTATCAATATCAAATAGTTTCTGGGtagcaattaagtaccttactgtaatagatttctgggagtctgggagtggtctgagtggggaggggaaaactgaaaactagctgtcacTGGCACAGAGGTTTGGGACTTTCTTTGTTATTGGTCAATTCatcaatttaccgcatggtgatgtcaccatggaaagccgaaactcccgcccatgcaaacctgctgataaTACGGTAATgtatagattgtattttcaaccagcaactttcagatacagtgcgggtagtctgtgcgggtaggctagtctacatgatgagattattatgtgTAAGAGCGAGAATAtgtgtatttgtcaaatggcagtcaagcatcgatcatcatctCACCAGAATAAGACATTCGATATATAttgtaaaggagcatcaagatcaatgtgcactttcaccaccatgtgaagttcatcatcacttattatctgtagcctaataaactgcatggtttaccgagtcgtagtgggaggaccacccactatatcatcgcgtgactccaagtttacttcgatataatggttattatatcaatacatGTGCATAAAGGcctttccaccaccatttctcgcatgatacattttacagaccaaAAAATGCCCCAGgtcgaacaaacaaatgatctgtcggcatttataaaattgtatcgaaactgtttccatcacagctgtcgtgttTTTTAAAATACGGTATCACTTTAGTCGCATAAAAAACGGTGGAGGGAAACATGGTTACTGTAAGCAAATATTTCCTCAATAAGTAGCAAAGTCAGTGCTTGTCCTGAGTAGTGGTATCGAACAGCTTAAGTTCTGGTATACagatgaatatatattttttactgcatTAAATTAAAATGAGAAATGTCATGCATTATCATCATCTACAGGGAAATGAAATGATTTTGTGTCTGCCGATCTCTCACTGATTTTGTCTCAGGCGAGTGCAGCATGCCGTGCAGTAATGCTTGTACAAAATAAACTGCATCTGTATTCATAGAAGGATCTGGTAGTGGAGCCATCAAAAAAGTGCTGATAAGAGGAACTATCACTTACCAGGTAATACCATCACAAATAGCCACGCTCGTCCAGTCCTTTGGCTGTCACTGGGTTCCATTTTGCAGTGGGCTTATTGCTGTTATGGCCTGTTTTcgaggaaaaaaataaaacaatatagatATAGATGAAGTCAATGcaaaaacacacatggaataaaaataaaaaataaatttacaGAGCAAATTTTGGGCAGATGCCAGAATTTAAAATATTTGGATGCTTTAATATTTATGCTTTATTAGAGTTGTAATTTTACTGTTGAGACCACTTGTACAGTACGAGGAGAACATGTCGTTTTGGAACAGTGTACTGTACATGACTGCCCGTATGTGTTTTTACAAGCCGCTGTGACTGTCCAAGCTTACCTGCATCAGGCCGGGTTTTGGGTGGGTCTAGCATGGAGTGTGTGTTTGCGGGGTGCAGGTGGTGGCTGGGGTGTTCTCGGGGCTCAGTTGGTGCTTTGGGCACGATAGCTGAGAGTAAGAGGGGTCGCTGGTGATGGTACTTAAGTCTGTACGTGTCTGTCATGCAATTGTCCACGCTGAAGTACGTGGTGAGGGAAACCCCTTGGGCTACCGCTGACTCGGGTCCAGGTGGCCTGCAGATGGGSAGCCTCTCCTCYCTTTCGCRCGACGACGGGTTGCTCCTRTCTGGGTCCGAGCCCGACTTGGAGCTGGCACCCGACGAGGGCCTCTGCAGAGGGCCATTGGATTCCGACCTCTGGTTGGGGCTGGGGGTATGTGAGGCCGGGGCGGGCCGTACGCTGGGCCGGGGGCTGGTCTGGGAGGGCTCTTGGAGTAGCCTGGGACGGAAGCAATGGCGGCCAACATCCCCCTGGTGAGGGGAYGRTRGCTGGGCGGCTTTYGGGTGAGGCAMTGGRGGCYTGGKGGGRTGATGTTGAGATGAGGGCTCTTCTAGTTCGATATGGGGGGGTTGGTGGAAGGCCAGGTGGTGGGGGGGACAGGGGCAGGGAGACTCGGACAGAAGGGGCTTGATGTTGCTGGAGCGGTAGGCACTGTCCTCTGGTTCCGAGAGATTCCCAGACAGGTTGTCGGAGCTGTTCCACTCCGAGCTGCTGGGTTTACCCAAGCGCCGCAGGGCGGGGCTATCGCCATGGTGACCACCTCTGTTGTTGTTACTCATCTCTGGTGATTCCATCATGTGACTGCTCCTGTTGTCTGAGGAGCTAGCATCCCTCTCTGGACCAGCTCCTTTCTTAGAACTACCGGGGCTGTATCTACATTTTCGTCTGTAGAATAGAACACAATATACTTTTTAAGTGCACAAAATATGGATGTACACATTGACAATTAACGACATTAAACATATCAACATAACATTACCTTGAACTTGGACTACTTTTCAGGAGATGTGGAACTTGATGGTCACAGTTCTTTCCCTGAGATGTCAGTTGATGTTTGTCTAGAAGAAAAATAGACAAAGCTGAAATTAACACACTCACTGCTTAGGataaaatgaaaatgaaaccCCAAAATGATGCAATCACCAACATTTTATGGAgttatttatttacattatttATAAAGTCTGGATAGTTTTTCCCCCACGATAAATCTTGATATTTTGTCCAGGAGGGAAAAGTAATACAACTTGGGGGTGATTCCATTGAATAAATTAAATCAACAGTTAATCAGGTCTGTTAATTCATGATTTATAAATTAGYAATAAGTATTTGACATTTTCATTTAAACCACCATTTTCTAGAGACACATAGAAACTAACACCTAATcgcagagaagagaaaaaaactaacagagcaacacacaggagagacattagagcaagagagagaaagaaagaaagaaagaaagaaagagagagagggatggacaggcaggtagacagacagacacagacagagagaaagagagaaaaagagtaaGAGAAATAGGGAAGGGCCTATTTGTCTCACAGTYKCAGTGAGTTGGGAGAGTAAAAGCAGTTCTGTTTTTCTGATGCACGATGGCAGCACAGGGTTGATCTCCACTGCCATTGACCCTGCTGCTGGATCGACCAATCGGCAGACGGTCAGCACAGCAGGAGGCAGTATGCAT contains:
- the LOC112068690 gene encoding inactive ubiquitin carboxyl-terminal hydrolase 53-like, which encodes MVYARSPSEDGLRQHADQRLRGGSGARADKLSSSHQSRASQDPHSQSGALGGXSWRQETSPGRQEQDGSQDAWDKGSRSGAGSNKAKPSWRPIREVLNVDSVLNDLERRQQQQHYVGGGSPRLAKPFCQEIPHASEQDNRDWDKERNRDKERERDRLRMREECKQQKCLMTIYEDEQRQETGSHSSLESEGRASGHGDRGGGGGGSSGNRAKGGPKALLRSDTWTIQRTESGYESSDRLSSGSTNPDSPGVDNFAGKEQRLTPEVQSQSRGQLHPNRCDSKPDAVHSPLHQDKHQLTSQGKNCDHQVPHLLKSSPSSRRKCRYSPGSSKKGAGPERDASSSDNRSSHMMESPEMSNNNRGGHHGDSPALRRLGKPSSSEWNSSDNLSGNLSEPEDSAYRSSNIKPLLSESPCPCPPHHLAFHQPPHIELEEPSSQHHPXXPPXPHPKAAQXXSPHQGDVGRHCFRPRLLQEPSQTSPRPSVRPAPASHTPSPNQRSESNGPLQRPSSGASSKSGSDPDRSNPSSXEREERLPICRPPGPESAVAQGVSLTTYFSVDNCMTDTYRLKYHHQRPLLLSAIVPKAPTEPREHPSHHLHPANTHSMLDPPKTRPDAGHNSNKPTAKWNPVTAKGLDERGYL